A portion of the Natronocella acetinitrilica genome contains these proteins:
- a CDS encoding GTP-binding protein codes for MSKAKFQRSKPHCNVGTIGHVDHGKTTLTAAL; via the coding sequence GTGTCCAAGGCGAAGTTTCAGCGTAGCAAGCCGCACTGCAACGTGGGCACCATTGGTCACGTTGACCATGGCAAGACGACACTGACTGCGGCGCTG